DNA from Clarias gariepinus isolate MV-2021 ecotype Netherlands chromosome 8, CGAR_prim_01v2, whole genome shotgun sequence:
ttttccagatggcaggggtgtgaagtgtgtgtgagaggggtgtgtccgatcagccacaatgcatGCTTTGCATcctcttcaatagaggggagagagaccccgatgatcttctccgctgtcctcactatctgttgtagggttttgcggtccgatatggcacaattcccaaaccagacagtaatgcagccgctcaggatgctctcgatagttcctctatagaaggtggtcaggatcggtggtggaagctgggccttcctcagtcttctcagaaagaagagacgctgttgggctttcttgtgtagggagctggtgttgagggaccagctgaggtccttctctaggtggacacccaggaatttggtgctttcgacgattcccacagaggagccgttgatgctcagcggagaatggtcgcctcgtgtcctcctaaagtcaacaaccatctcctttgtcttgtcaacaattagagacaggttgttgtctttacaccagtccgttagcctctgcacttcctctctgtacgctgactcgtcgttcttgctaatgagacccaccacggttgtgtcatcagcgaacttaatgatgtggttcgaactgtgtgttgctacacagtcgtgagtcagcagtgtgaacagcaggggactgagcacacagccttgtggggccccagtgctcagtgtggtggtgctggaggtgcagttcccgattcgtactgactgaggcctaccggtcagaaagtccaggatccagttgcagagggaggtgttcaggcccaacaggttcagcttcccaatcagttgttgggggatgatagtgttgaatgctgagctgaaatctatgtacagcattcgaactaTTAGACCAGTTGTCAGGAAAGGAGACGTCCAAAGGGTAAGTTTTGATCATAACATTAGTGCTAGGATATAATATTGACAATGTTTATATTGTACATGTCTAACAGGTGTACTCAACCAGTAGAATAATATTCTTCTTCCAAGAAGGGTATTCCTGGGTTACTTTATAGCACTGTTTGGAGCATTACTGACTTTGGATCATCCAAGTGCATGTGTGCACAAAGAAATACAATGTAAATAAGTTAGCCACAATTAATGCTAATCATTGCATGTGGTTGTGggtaaatgaatgtaaataattgaatattttgCCATGATAATAATTGGGCATATTACCAGTTAAGTATTGCTAACACAACTGAGCTTACAATGTtcaaagtttttatattttatagccTTCCAAAGATATGGAACTACTGCTGCATTGCTGTCGTTTGGGTAGCTATTATTTTCTAAATCAATAGCACATGAGTTTACATGAGTACATGAGCTCAGCAGAAAGACATGCACTTTCTAGTAAGCTCATAAACGCATAATTGTCATCCATGTTGCTGAATACCTACTGTATGATGATGCTGCAGAGGTAAGTCTCGGTCTTCCATTGCTAGCATGTTCCATATGACAGTGTTGAACTGTTTTATGCAACAGCATTTAAAGATATATTTGAAGTCCCTGCTTTTTTGCAATTCTTTACAACTGAATGTACCTGCTGTAGCAAGTTTATGGACTAGAGGTCAGCATGCAGGCTGTGAGTCTCAGTAAGGATTTTATTTCCATTCTTTGCACCGTTATTTCGTCTGCTTTTCAGCAATGTCATGATGAATgatgcatgcacacatacatacactctaTTCTGTATTGCTGTATTACTGTAGGTTCCCTCTGCGTCTTGTCTCCCAACCCCAAAACCacacttgataaaaaaaaaaaaaaaatgataacaaGTCACAGGTGGAAAGCATTACATGCTACTTGTTGACTACATCCTTCTCTCCCCGTATTGATGTTCGTCCACACCCCTGCTACCTCACCCATCTCTTAATACAGAACACACTTCTTTAAAACACCAAggtattttaaagaaattaattgaAAGCATATCCAGTTCCCTAACCAAGCTGTGATGCTCTCAATGGTGCAAATGTTAAAGTTTAAAGTGAACTCAATCATGGGCCTTCGTAACCATGGGGTTAACATAATAGGAACATGATTTAAACAACCAGAAATCATAAACTGTCCACACTCTCTAATGGGGCCTGATGATCTTAAGGATCCTCTCTGCTTCATGCTAAAATCCATTATCCATTTTTCTGTCTGTGCAATCTGAGGCACTCAGTCTGCAAAGTAGAGGCACTTCCTTAAGTAGAGAGTAAGTTTAATGGTAGATAAAGATTATTAACTTGCTTGTTGAGGTACAGAATTATTCTAATTCATATAGCTAACCTGATGTATgtgccatatactgtacataattaacTTCAGTTGCTGAGTAATGCAAAACAAGTTCTGAGATATGagaataacagaataaaaaaatctgatttagtGTGAGGAAAATTAGGGCAGTGGTTGTTGATTTCTGGCTTAGTAGTTAGGAGTTAAAAGTTACCTCTGTTCTGTGTGCAACTCTGTGTGTTTTCTCTgtacttggtgagtttcctGGTTATTCTggtattcttcttttttctcacagtccaaagacatgcagtgtaggtTGATTGGCATTTCAAAATAGTGTATGACTGGGTGTGCCCTCTGGGTTGGCATCCCATTCAAGGTACCTCTGGGTTAAGCTCCAGGCCCATCACAACCCTATACAGGTTTAGTGTTATAGATATACTACTACGAACACTACTAATACTTCTACTACAATTACTACTTctacttataataaatattgttattatttctattatccAGTAAACCTGGATTTAAGGATTACCCTGGGCTTTGCAGCTGGCGTCTGTCCTGACTTTCATGCTGAGGACACATGTTTTCAGAACTGTGCATTGTGTAACATACGAGTCAGTGCCCTTTCTTCTCTAATTGTCTGTCTACTTCTCCCTTTATGTGCATTGCACCATCTGTCCTGTTTTCTACCacttgattttctttttgttccgcaaaatcaccacacacacacacacacacgcacacacacacacacaaacaaccacacacacacacacacacaaccacacacacacacacacacacacacacacacacacacacacacacacacacacacggttttcAATGTCATGCTTTGATCGGAGTACACTTGTTTTATTCTCGGTGCTTTGGCACTTTTTTGGTTGCTCGGCAGGATGTTTGAGTCATTTGTGCTACTGCACtgaaatactgtatgtccttaTGCATAACACATTTGAGCAAAAGCCACACATAACTGAAACTATAAAAACTGGCATAAACAATGtttgttgatttaaattatttttaactatttagcCAATAAGTTTGCCACGGGTCATTTCGAAAGTATATGTTGGtctgtgtcattatttaaacCTTGTGGTAATTAGATTGTAAAGTACAATTTCCTGTTTCAGGAAGCTAATTTTGTCACATctaaataaagaataatttaaAGTGTATTAGTTTAACTGCTATTAGgtcaataatataaaaaagtcaACTACCTTATATGGTTTCAAGTACATGAAAAAGATTTGTACAGGGATATTACAAGAAAATCACTTTGGTAAAAGTCAAGTTTTAgaatattacttaaataaaagtcttaaaTTATGTTATAATTACTGTACTTGAGGACAGATGCCAGCTGCAAAGCCCAGGGTGATCCTTGAATCCAGGTCTACTggataatagaaataataacaatatttattataagtagAAGTAGTaattgtagtagtagtaatagtagtagtcgTAGTAGTATATCTATAACACTAAACCTGGGTTGTGATGGGCCTGGATTTTGTTATTCTTATATCTCAGAACTTATTTTGCATTACTCAGCAACTAACCCATTGAAATGTATTATGTACATGTCACATCGGGCTAGCTATATGATTTGGAATAATTCTGTACCTCAAAAAGCATGATCATAATCTTTATCTACCAATAAACTTCCTTTTTACTTAAGGCAGTGCCTCTACTTTGACtgaatacataaaaaagaaaaaaaaatagatacagaCACAAGGCACAAGAATGAATTTTAGCatcaaaagtatttttttatattaaatcttCTCATACTTGTGTAAATgggatatatatattatttcaatatatctgtttttactttattgtaGAGTATTATGTGTAGAATAATAAGAGACAGAAGAACTTTAATCCATTTAAGATGGGTGTgccacataaataaaaaggtcaaaAACTTGAAAAGGTCTGAAAACGTTCTGttggcactgtactgtatatataaaaaaaaaaatcttagcttGAAAAAGGAACAGCATTTAATCACAAAATTAATCAGAATTTGATGTGATCTGAACTTCCTGTGACGTTACAACAGTGTAAGAGGGGAGGAAGCTTGCTTTAAAGAAACCACAGTTACAAGTTCCTTCTGTACTCTGTCTAATAGAGCCTCACCCCTTCTTCTCCTGTAAGTAACAGATACATTTCTATGAGATATATTGAGATATCATATATCATACAtatcattatgttttttttaaggacgAAATGATTAATATATGATTGTATGTTTTGGTTTGGGGGTGGCGTGGAGTGGTTTACTTAACACATTTCAGGAATGTTCTGAGAGTGTTGAAAATGCACATCACGTGTCTCAGTAATGTGGGCCGATATGTATTATATTTCAGTTTAATATGGTCCTcctaaaagaaatatttaaactgaaacagtcgttttaattaagcaatcattTGAGATTTAGCTGCAAAGTTTTAATCGcctaataattttaaacataaactaaaataaTGAACATAATTTCTTGGAggaaatttatttagttttgggtGGCAGGTTCAAATATTGTGCTGTACACCTGTCATTTCTTCGTTTGAAAGTTTacaactttctttttttgaaaattttctcctttcttttgttttgacaGATAAGTCCTTAAGCTGTACTCTAAAAGAGGAAGCTCAATTCACACTTGTAGGCACATGAAAAAAAGCACTGTTGTAAAGACAGTGTTGTAAAGCCTGTTGTCAGAGTCAGCGTTTGGCATTTCATTAACACCATGCACCCCAATAACAATACTACATGCGATGCGGAATCGCAGAAAGTGGTGTCCTCTTTTCTCGCTCCTTTACTCATCACTGAGCTCCTGCTTGGCCTGCCAGGAAACCTGATGGCTCTGTTTATCTTCTGTCGACATTTTCACTCTTGGAGACCCAATATCCTGTTTCTCTTCAACCTGATCCTGGCGGATTTTCTCCTCTTGGTGAGCCTTCCATTCCGGATTGATGCCTATATGCGCTCTGAAAACTGGATGTTCGGTGATGCTTGGTGTCGGATTAACCTCTACATGCTTGCAATCAATCGATCAGCAAGCATCAGCTTTATGACTGCTGTGGCTGTACATCGATATTTTAAGGTAGTCCATCCGCATAATAAAATCAACTGTATTAGCTCACGCCAAGCTGGAGGCATAGCTTGTTTTATCTGGATGGTGGTGACTTTAACACGGCTTCCACTGCTAACCAACAGGTTActtataacaaaaaataatttttcttacTGTCGAAGCTTTAGCATGAAAAATCCACCGATAGGTATTAAGCTACATTATGTAATCTATATTGCTGAGTTTATACTTCCTTTATTGATACTATTTTTCTGCTCCTTTCGAATTTcctgcatattaaaaaaacggCAGATGGACAGAGAAAAGAAAGTGCGACAGGCTATTCGCACTGTTCTAGTAATCGTTGTGgtctttattttatgtttcttcCCTGGAGTTGCTACAGGACTGATTGCACTCTATTTGGAAAAACGGATAAATGAATACTGTAATGCTTACAAAGTAGTTAGTGAGCTGTTTGTTTTATCCATCGGGGTTACATACTTGAACAGTGCCCTGGATCCTGTCATATACTGCTTCTCCAGCTCTATGTTTCGAAACTCAATTAAAAGGTCTATTAATCGATCTGGACTGGTGCAGTTAAGACTAAGCCGACATCCCAGCGCAGTGAGTGGAATTGAATCCTAAGTAGATGATTCCTGAAAGGAAAGATCGGATTTaaactaatattattttattttatcatgctTGATATCTTTTACAACAAAAACTGTTTGCAGCTTACAGCAATCAGTCTTTAGTGAAGTAATCCAGTACTGTGGAACAATTAACAATATTATTAACAGTAAGAGTGGCGAAATTATAACCAATATTGAATACAGGCTTTTGATACATTTTTCATCTGTATTAAAGGAAGagattgtattattattactattattactattattattaattttaacttaCCTTTGTGGTTGTATTTAAGGGAAATATTCTAAAACCTTTTCAAAATCTTTGGGGAGTAAAACGTGGTACAGTATTTTAACATCAACAAGTAGTATTGATAATAATTTTAGAagaatattgatttttaaaattaatgtaaaactATACACTAGATAAACACAAGAACAGCATCAAAACCTCAACAGGGagtcaatttaaaataaaacagcatttttaaaaaagactaTGCAACTTTGTACAGTATCAGctttgaatttattattttttatgtaaaagacTATGTTATGTTACAAATTTTTTGTCATCATTCTTTCTTATTATACTTGTCTCATTCCAtcaacatttaaaatgcaaatagacataaataaatcatagcACTCTAAAACATCATAACAATCCACAAACTGCGTACACTCAGAGAAAATTATCGACCTTATGAAACCATCATATGGTTTCATAAGGTCACGGATGCCTATAATTGGTTATTGTTGCTGTGATCAAAAGGAGAGAATAATGCTGTACCTGCCACCCTAAAATCACAACCAGCTTTGCTCTCAGGGCTGTCAGGATAGTAAAAATGTCTGTTGTATTTGTAATGAATATTGattatgtatattaaaatattaaagtgtaaaCAACTGCTAATCACTTTGTTATTGACCACTAGCCTTCAGCAGCATAAATTCTGACAATttcctaattatttttttttattgtataattgccttttttttttttctttggtaatATGTCAAACAGAAGATCTAGCAAAGTATTTCCATCTAGGGAAGGACCTGCCAGTTCTCTAAAGGTATTAGAACATCTACACAAAAAAACTGGTCATTTATTACACTCAGGCTGTCAGTTGAATTCGGTTTATCGTCACATACTGTTGCATACTGTCACAAGCCTAAAGCAATCCCAGATCATATCATAGCCTCCAGAGGCTAGTATAGGCACTACTGTATGCATCATGAGTGCATCACTTCGGGGTAAGAATGAAAGCCCATAAAGTGATGTACCTATGATGCATGAGCTACCATTCTTATTCCGATGTGTCAATTGCTCTGAAATAGGTCAATCTGGACTAGACCACATTACCTTTTCCAATGCTACAAAGTTCAATTGCAAAGTATTTAATCAAAAGTTTTACAACAAGTTGTTAATTTAGTATTATCTATCCATAGTAAATAATACAACGGACAGTTATCAACaagtcattttaatgttttctttgcttaatgcagacCAATATTTTATaggctgtgtttttttaatgttgagaAATAGAGGGAGATAAAAGTGTAAGTTTCAAGTACTGAGTGTGAGTCTCAAGTACTGTAAATAACTATTTATCAATGTTTCTATGGATGCAATTGTACTGAAGAGGAGCTGAATGTTTAAGTAAACAGTATTTGTATTTTCTCACTTGTTCATATTTTCCCTATTTGTGGAGTTAAAATTCTTAATCAGGCTTGAGTAGTTGGTTCTTTAGTTACCTAAAAATACAAGCAAAAATACAGCTCAGAACTAACATAAATGCCTAACAAGGCTTTACATTGTCATCCACCCATTGTACACCCTTTTAAAGTGCtaggtttttaatttattagggTATAAATAACAATTGTGTGATTTTTAACAACTTGTATTAACACACCAATAGCTTCAGTGATAACAAAAATTACAGCACATCTTTCTAAATTTtggtttatactttttttttcagtgaaaaaaaaatggttggtAAGGATACCACAAGGGCATTTAGGCCCCAATAACTTAAACATAGAATTTAAAGTGCGTGTAGTTCTTTTTAACATGACTGTTTAGTGCTGTATAGAGATACAGTGAAGTAATGAGGATGTGAAAGggcacatttaaaaatgaatatgatATTGATATTTGCTTTCCTGCGTATTTTCTCTGGCCTTGATTAACTAATGATATTGTGCCTTAGCCTAGAGTAAACCTGAGAACTGTATTGAGTATACAACTGTGTCATTCTGCATATTTATTCTCATCCTGAGTCTGCTATATTATCCTGCTGTTTTATACCTGGCTTAAATAATTCCCAAAGGTAAGGAATTTAGGGATATaaaatctatcaatctatacactaatgtcattatttaaaaatacagaagaaaaattTACAGAAACATGTGAAaacaagaaatacaaaaaagctGTCattaacatgattttttttttatttctatgacCTTTACATACTTCAAAGTGAGTGAGTACAACTCTGCAAAGTGCCAGTTCTTTCCACTACAGCCAAGTCAACTCCAGCTCATTGGAAGAtttgtagagttttttttttttttttataggagtGCTTTTTAATCGATTCCCATTTGTAATTATGCTAAAATGTAcagttttttatgtttctgtagAACTCGTGTGTGCGATGTGAGACCCAGCCATTTTGTTCAGCAAGCTTTTGCAGGTTTACAGTAGCAGACAGTTGTCTATTTAAATGCCATAACATACAATATCAAAAAACTGTAAGACAGTTTTGCCAGTTTCCCACTGACATTGATGATTTGTggttatttgaaaataaaaccTAGTTTATGATTGCTGGAGCTTATGTAGTGACTATTTGATCTCAGGTAGcataatcataaaataaatgtttggtaaatttaatacagtaaatatcCAATATACACTATGCACTATGCACGTATACAAATGTATTCACATGAtgtcattatgtttttttagggTTATTAACCCTTAATCAGATAAAGAACCAAATTTGGTAACTTACAAATGGCAGTAGCAGTGCctcataaaaaagtaaataaaaaaaaaactgatatttGTAGAAAATAAGTATACTTGCTAAATTAGGTAGAGTTTGTCTAGCCTATTATATAAGTTAAATGCCTACATGCAGCAACCTCAGTCACTTGTCAGACAGCATAGGAGATAGCAGTAAGACGGGTGGATGGCAAGGGATGGAGGAAACTGACATGTTTAATAACAGAATGCAAGCTGCACTGACAATCTGTTTAAACAATGCTTTAGTTTACGATAAACGCTAACTTTAAATCATACCTGACGTGACAGCTGTAAATATCCTCATATTGTAGATCTGCCAGTGCACTGTCCTTGAATGTGTTGTAAAGAAGAACTGGTGTctgataaaaattaattaataatccaaTGACTGAAGTTTCTCTACACCATTATCTGGTCTCTCACATTTTGTTCAGTAAAATCCGAGGGGTGAATTTAATCAGTGATTCATCATTATAAAGCTTGGCAATTTTATCTGTGGGAAGCATGATTGCTATACAAAATGGTGAAGGTTTTGATTGTTGGTCAAGTGAACCCAAGAGGTCTATAGTCACAAATATGGCTTGCTTGATATTGGGTTACAGCACAAATTTCACaactaatttaataaaacttaacAAAGGAAGACCATTTGTTGACCACCGTGCTACCGCTTCAaacatacatttacatcaaataccacacagaacattattaataatctctcagagttatcaactttgattggatcaccgtctgactccacagaactcgatcaggtgacTGAAAATTCAGATTCATCATTtcattataccttagataatgtaatttcagttaaaaggaaaatgattagagataaaaaaaaaaaaactcgctccttggtacaatgaccacacacgcactctaaaacaaaccgcttgAAAATTAGAATGCAAATGGCaccaaactaaattgttagtattccaaatagcatagaaggagagcatcctgacctataaaaaagctctcagtgctgctagatcgttgtatctctccactctcatagaaaaaaaaaatcctagatttttattttataccatTATTAAAtcaactaaaaacaagaccactgcggAAATctgcacaacaacaacatacagtagtgaggatttcatgaactttttaaataacaaaatcataaattttaggcaaaaaatcAGGATTTGAAACCAGACactttaagtgatacagatgataaactaaccacaccacatcagaacctagaatactttactcttCTTGAAGAGAGtaaactaattttactcatctcttcttcaaaatcgtcaacctgtatattagatcctatattgacacattttcttaagcagatagttccagcaataacagaacccctgttgaaattaattaactgttcactcagcagcgGGTATGTTCCTTTTGATTAGCAATTATTAAACAGCTATGTAAgtaacctgaccttgacccctgtcagctttccaattacaggccgatatcaaaattccctttatctctaagattctagAAAAGATAATGTCACAACAACAACtgtatgttcatatctacatagaaatagcataaacgaactgtatcagtcaggatttaggcctcatcacagcacagagacagcaattgttaaagtagtaaatgtcTCCTGTTggcctatttgactgatcgttatcagtttgtagatttaaaatgGTGACCATTCTGCATGTGGAATTCGTTGTTCCACAGGAtttagttttaggcccactgctttttccccctttaacatgcttcctctgggcaacataattcgtaagcatggtattattTTACATTGTTATGGTGATGACACTCAATTATACATTGCAGCAAAACcagaagagaaataaaacagtttactaaagttcAGCAATGTGTGCAaaacataagagattggatgttaattaacttccatttgcttaatcctgataagacagaagttctagtcataggaccacaagcagtttgaagtaagctttctgatcacactgttactttaaatggcctttctgttccatcaagtgcaacagtgaaaaaACTTGGTGTGATTacagattccagcctttcatttgaagcacatgtaaataatattaccaggatagcattctttcacctcagaaatattgccaagataagaaatatattgtcaccaaatgatgcagaaaaactagttcatgcttttatcacctctaggttggactattgtaacgcctggctgttcaactaggtgcataagcAAGCTTCAGTTAGATTTTAATATACTActattgacgtataaagcaataaatggtctcacgccgcactatctgagtgaactgctagtgtcttataatccgccatgcctacttcaaacaaaggatgcaggctgctggtAAGTACcacatattataaaaactacagcaggggacagggctttttcttacaaagccccaaagttatggaatagacTTTCTTCtaatgtttgggactcagacacagtctcagtgtttaagtctaggctaaaaacctatttatttagcatttttgtaaatagatttgccttaggtaagcagatctaggggactcacggacgtagagtattaggtgaactggtatgtttagatgctgtcttccccattcttattgatcactcaggtttgttgacggtgaggtgattggttgctttacatctcaggaagccctcatgtctgtgtttccttcttgctctcccttttagttatgctgtcatagttagtcctgccaaagtccctgcttgcactctgcactaaacaTACATTCACTTTATAAATTGTTTGACTGttaccatacctaactgccatctctccttttctttctgctctctcctcttctcctctctctcattttcccTCTACCTAACTCTGTTGAGATAttcatgtcgctcctgagctgccagtgattcagaccGCCTCTGCCCTCTGGggctgtctgactcgtcctggtgtcctgcttctggttggagatctcattgcatagatgccccgtgtggtctgcctgggatgcgtgtggtgactgaggacacttttccatgaagacgatcctgtccttggctgatgcagacagtggTTCTCTGAGCACTTGTGATTTGAGTCGCTCAATACTGTAGTTCGGGACTGGAGTTTTCtgcagtctacctgagtctctaGGAATGAACCGGACTCTATTTTAACTTTAAGACATCTCTCCTGCTCTACTGCACTTTAAGTCTCACaaagtatgatgcagatcaatccatGCTATCCGTTTTCACttaaatgagaatgggttccctgttgagtctgattcctatcaagatttcttcctattaccatctcagggagtttttccttgtcactgtcgccaccttatcattttgattcatacacattcacattttatacaaacttaatttttttgattgtgtaaagctgctttgcgacaatgtcaattgttaaaagcactatacaaattaaattgaattgtattGAATTAAACTAAACAATCTGCTCTGTCTTAtttgttcacttacaataaaaCACTGTCCCTTCATTCCTGTTAACACATCAAAGTCAGGATGTAGCACATTACTCATGAAGTTTCACATTGCTACATGTTGCACACTTCCTGGTGCACATTTTTCTGCTTGTGTctgcacattgcacatttttTACACAAGTGAGGCCCACCTGTGTGCAATTTAACTTATCCTGtataatttatacttttaacACCTTATGTACttctattttaattctataCTATAGCAACCTTGtacatattgtacattttttagcttaaagtgtttttttttcataactgtatacagttaaaccttgaattgcaagcataatttattctggaagcgtgcacacacacacacccacacacacttacagaatCACAGTTCTGTCAGCTTTCTTATTCAAAAAATTGGCAAAATGCTTGTagaccaagttacttgcaatccaagatttttatttttatttctatattttaatatttttttatacctttgtatttatttttttttatacctaaaCCTAATTGTACTCTAGTTCAATTTATGTCTCGCAGAGACACGCTTATTTCTTTTAGATCACTGGCAGTTGTGTAAGCATTATACtgcataacatactgtatatagctgtATACAGTTGAATTATAtatatgttaaattttttacttgatcATCTCAGACGCAGCAGTAATGCTTGAATGCCTCATATTTCTACAGTTTTGGTTAAATCCAACCTTTGTGCTATAAGTCCCCTGATTACCAGGATAATAAATCACTCTCTCCAGACTGGATATGTTCCCGCTACATTGAAATCTGCTATCATCAgaccactttaaaaaaaaatccaccttagATCCAGAAGTACTTGCAAACTACACGCCCATTTCTAACCTCCCGTTCCTTTCAAAAGtactgaaaaaagaaattgctGCACAGCTTTAGTCTcatctaaaacaaaataatttgtttgagaaattccagtctggTTTCCGCCCCTGCCACAGCGTGGAAACAGCTCTGGTTAGAGTCACGAATGACCTGCTGATGTCGGCTGATGCTGGTTTTCCATCGCTTCTCATCCTGTTGGACTTGTCTTCTGTCTTTGATAATGTTGATCACAACATTCTGCTTCACAGATTACGTCACATTGTTGGACTTTCT
Protein-coding regions in this window:
- the hcar1-3 gene encoding hydroxycarboxylic acid receptor 2; this encodes MHPNNNTTCDAESQKVVSSFLAPLLITELLLGLPGNLMALFIFCRHFHSWRPNILFLFNLILADFLLLVSLPFRIDAYMRSENWMFGDAWCRINLYMLAINRSASISFMTAVAVHRYFKVVHPHNKINCISSRQAGGIACFIWMVVTLTRLPLLTNRLLITKNNFSYCRSFSMKNPPIGIKLHYVIYIAEFILPLLILFFCSFRISCILKKRQMDREKKVRQAIRTVLVIVVVFILCFFPGVATGLIALYLEKRINEYCNAYKVVSELFVLSIGVTYLNSALDPVIYCFSSSMFRNSIKRSINRSGLVQLRLSRHPSAVSGIES